A genomic segment from Malus domestica chromosome 05, GDT2T_hap1 encodes:
- the LOC103445278 gene encoding lysine histidine transporter-like 8, producing MAADPIGEVIVEITTYTTRNSASAQVFPDTTSPSNLDITSTNWEGSELNPQDAWLPVTESRNGNTYYATFHLLCSGIGTQALLLPLAFATLGWAWGIICFLLAFVWQIYTKWLLVHLHESENGFRNSRYLHLAVTAFGKKLGMILAMFPVIYQSNGACAQLIIVGGGTLKLFFKTVCEDGATCHPLTGTECFLLFTCVAVVLAQCPNLNSVARLSLIGAIASVVYCTTVWTLSVGKGRDHDYTSYDPPAMESTMDIFGGKLNAVGIIFLTFRGHNVILEIQGTLPSNPKYPIHKRMWRGVTVACALIAMCFLPLAIGGFWAFGNKVPTSYRGVLILVSQFHGHKNTSKFVLGSFCMLVVIHSLSTFQIFGMVAFDNLESKYTIRKNKPCPRWLRVALRIFFGGVEFIIAVALPFLGSLAPLIGGLTLPLAYAYPCFMWISIKKPKQKGAVWWINMGLGCLGLALSVILVVAAAWNLADKGLNANFFKP from the exons ATGGCAGCTGATCCCATCGGAGAAGTTATTGTTGAAATTACTACTTACACCACAAGAAACTCAGCCTCAGCTCAAGTTTTTCCCGACACAACAAGCCCCTCAAACCTAGATATTACAAGTACAAATTGGGAAGGTAGTGAGCTCAATCCACAGGACGCGTGGCTACCCGTTACTGAGTCCAGGAATGGCAATACCTACTATGCTACCTTCCATTTACTCTGTTCAGGAATTGGAACTCAAGCCCTTTTACTACCTCTTGCATTCGCTACTCTTGGATG GGCATGGGGAATTATATGCTTCTTACTAGCATTTGTGTGGCAGATCTACACCAAGTGGCTTCTCGTACATCTACACGAATCTGAAAATGGATTTCGTAACAGTAGATACCTCCACCTTGCAGTAACAGCCTTCG GTAAAAAGTTAGGGATGATTCTAGCAATGTTCCCAGTTATCTATCAATCAAATGGTGCTTGTGCACAGCTGATAATCGTAGGAGGTGGAACCTTGAAGCTTTTCTTCAAAACTGTGTGTGAGGATGGAGCCACTTGCCATCCATTGACTGGTACCGAGTGCTTCTTGTTGTTTACATGCGTGGCTGTGGTTCTCGCCCAATGTCCCAACTTGAACTCCGTAGCTAGACTCTCCTTGATCGGTGCCATCGCATCAGTTGTATATTGCACTACTGTTTGGACTCTTTCAGTTGGAAAAGGCAGGGACCATGACTACACATCATATGATCCACCAGCGATGGAGTCCACCATGGATATATTTGGTGGCAAACTGAATGCGGTTGGCATTATTTTTCTTACATTCAGAGGTCACAATGTAATTCTTGAGATACAG GGCACATTACCATCAAACCCCAAATACCCAATACATAAGCGAATGTGGAGAGGAGTGACTGTAGCTTGTGCACTCATAGCCATGTGTTTTCTTCCTCTGGCCATAGGTGGATTTTGGGCTTTCGGCAACAAG GTACCCACTTCCTATAGAGGAGTATTAATCTTGGTTTCACAATTCCATGGAcataaaaacacttcaaaatttGTACTTGGATCATTTTGCATGCTTGTGGTGATACACAGCTTAAGCACATTCCAAATCTTTGGCATGGTGGCTTTTGATAATTTGGAGTCAAAGTACACTATCAGGAAGAACAAGCCGTGTCCAAGGTGGCTTCGAGTAGCTTTACGCATTTTCTTCGGAGGAGTGGAATTCATCATAGCAGTTGCTCTTCCATTCTTGGGAAGCCTGGCACCTCTAATCGGAGGGTTAACATTGCCTTTGGCATATGCTTATCCATGTTTCATGTGGATTTCAATCAAGAAACCAAAGCAAAAAGGAGCAGTGTGGTGGATTAACATGGGACTTGGATGCTTAGGCTTGGCTTTGAGTGTCATTTTAGTTGTTGCAGCAGCTTGGAATTTAGCTGACAAAGGTCTAAATGCCAACTTCTTTAAGCCTTAA